One genomic segment of Mycolicibacterium gilvum includes these proteins:
- a CDS encoding TetR/AcrR family transcriptional regulator gives MSSTTRTGRGRRAARPSGDDRESAILTTAEQLLEQRPLNDISVDDLARGAGISRPTFYFYFSSKDAVLLALLDRVIAEANARADAALGGRDDRPLEPAGVWQAIKALFETFAAHRAVMLAGAAMRPNNPEVQRVWSHFMQKWIDYTAASIRAERERGAAPDTLPAEDLAIALNLMNERIMLSAFASEQAAVTADRLVGTLAHIWVSSIYGTPRA, from the coding sequence ATGAGTTCCACCACTCGCACCGGCCGGGGACGTCGGGCCGCCCGCCCGTCCGGCGATGACCGCGAGTCGGCGATCCTGACCACCGCGGAGCAGCTTCTCGAGCAGCGTCCCCTCAACGACATCTCCGTCGACGACCTGGCCCGGGGCGCCGGAATCTCGCGCCCCACCTTCTACTTCTACTTCTCCTCCAAGGACGCGGTGCTGCTGGCGCTGCTGGACCGGGTGATCGCCGAGGCGAACGCGCGCGCGGACGCCGCGCTGGGTGGCCGCGACGACCGTCCGCTCGAACCCGCCGGGGTGTGGCAGGCGATCAAGGCGCTGTTCGAGACATTCGCCGCCCACCGGGCCGTGATGCTGGCCGGCGCGGCGATGCGGCCCAACAACCCGGAGGTACAGCGGGTGTGGTCACACTTCATGCAGAAGTGGATCGACTACACCGCAGCGTCCATCCGCGCCGAACGCGAACGCGGTGCGGCGCCGGACACCCTGCCGGCCGAAGACCTCGCGATCGCGCTGAACCTGATGAACGAGCGGATCATGCTCTCGGCGTTTGCGTCGGAACAGGCTGCGGTGACCGCCGACCGGCTGGTCGGCACGCTCGCCCACATCTGGGTGAGCAGTATCTACGGGACCCCGAGGGCATGA
- a CDS encoding DUF309 domain-containing protein, whose product MAERTRDDDGRPRNSRPRDALGRPLPPGSEGVPRIPDELRLTAPGYLAYAQDLLDKGLAFNAHEVLEAAWKERPQDERSLWQGLAQLAVGVTHIQRGNMPGAAALLHRGCAGLAEVARPAPHSVDADGLIAWATDMAGEAAVTTEIAPERLRPRLTRG is encoded by the coding sequence ATGGCCGAACGCACCCGGGACGACGACGGCCGTCCACGCAACTCCCGGCCCCGGGACGCGCTGGGCCGACCGCTGCCGCCCGGTAGCGAGGGCGTCCCGCGGATACCCGACGAGCTTCGGCTGACCGCACCCGGGTACCTCGCCTACGCCCAGGACCTCCTCGACAAGGGGTTGGCGTTCAACGCCCACGAGGTGCTCGAGGCCGCGTGGAAAGAACGCCCGCAGGACGAGAGATCGCTGTGGCAGGGGCTCGCACAGCTGGCGGTCGGCGTCACGCACATCCAGCGGGGCAATATGCCCGGAGCGGCGGCCCTGCTTCACCGTGGTTGCGCGGGTCTGGCCGAGGTCGCTCGCCCTGCGCCGCATTCGGTCGACGCCGACGGTCTGATCGCGTGGGCGACCGACATGGCCGGTGAGGCCGCCGTGACCACGGAGATCGCGCCGGAACGGCTGCGGCCGAGGCTGACGCGGGGCTGA
- a CDS encoding MarR family winged helix-turn-helix transcriptional regulator — translation MARLRLDEQLCFALYSASRAVTSAYRPLLEELGLTYPQYLVLLVLWEEEPCTVGHLGERLHLDSGTLSPLLKRLEGAGLVQRQRSATDERRVTATLTPAGRALEERAACIPERMLGSTGAAAEDLAALRDALHLITEELHTRSS, via the coding sequence ATGGCGAGGCTGCGTTTGGACGAGCAACTCTGTTTTGCGCTGTATTCGGCGTCGAGAGCTGTCACGTCCGCGTACCGGCCTCTGCTCGAGGAGCTCGGCCTGACCTACCCGCAGTACCTCGTCCTTCTGGTGCTGTGGGAGGAGGAGCCGTGCACGGTCGGACACCTCGGTGAGCGGTTGCACTTGGACTCCGGCACCCTCTCACCGCTGCTCAAGCGGCTCGAAGGTGCCGGGCTCGTGCAGCGGCAACGCAGCGCCACCGACGAGCGTCGCGTCACCGCCACGCTCACACCCGCGGGACGCGCCCTCGAAGAACGGGCGGCGTGCATCCCGGAACGGATGCTGGGTTCGACCGGCGCGGCCGCAGAGGATCTCGCCGCCCTGCGTGACGCTCTGCACCTCATCACCGAGGAACTGCATACACGCAGTTCCTGA
- a CDS encoding FAD-binding and (Fe-S)-binding domain-containing protein, with protein MLRPCSVLPVPESLADTLRRAGIADVRVDATSRAAYSSDASLYRVTPTAVVFPTGHDDVHAVLDVCRSEGVPVTARGGGTSIAGNAIGAGVVLDFSRYMNRVLSIDPDAQTAVVQPGVVQAVLQSEAAPFGLRFGPDPSSLSRCTIGGMIGNNACGSRALGYGRTSDNVAALRVLTARGEELRLTSSGPGTRSPAPSSPIPRALSELTRAGMGTIRTEFGRFGRQVSGYSLEHLLPENGFDVSRLLVGSEGTLAVCTEATVALVREPAHRVLVVLGFPDIASAGDATPAILRHRPTACEGIDSRIVDVVRERKGDKAVPPLPRGAAWVFVEVVGDTAGEALARAAEVGSGCGAVDSLVVGEGGRAAALWRIRADGAGLAARSPRGRPAHAGWEDAAVPPDRLGDYLRDFDALMAEFGVTGMPYGHFGEGCMHVRIDLPLDRPGGIAVFREFMVAAAHLVAGYGGSLSGEHGDGRARSELLPVMYSPEALALLAAVKHAFDPDNLLNPGVVVDPRALDADLRVPAAAPIRHDLALAYRHDGGDFTQAVHRCTGVGKCRADNTDTGGVMCPSYLATREEKDSTRGRARVLQEMINGADVRGGWRSPEVHEALDLCLSCKGCASDCPTGVDMAAYKSEVLHQSYRRRLRPASHYSLGWLPRWAKLGSAVPRLANRAAHLPGLGAAALAAAGVDRRRSIPPLASQTFRSWFASRPASPAAGDEVLLFVDTFTNYFTPDVGIATVRVLESAGYRPTLTGKQLCCGLTWISTGQLDTARRTLTRSLTAMAPAARRGVPIVGIEPSCTAVLRSDADELVGGEIAAQVGAATRTLAELLTARGWTPPSLQGRHVVAQPHCHHHSVMGWSTDAALLRGAGAEVSRLGGCCGLAGNFGVEKGHYEVSVAVAEQQLLPAVRGAGPATAILADGFSCRTQLDDLTDRHGIHLAQLLARNLED; from the coding sequence ATGCTACGGCCGTGTAGCGTGCTACCCGTGCCCGAGTCTCTCGCAGACACGCTCCGCCGTGCCGGGATCGCCGACGTCCGTGTCGATGCGACCAGTCGCGCGGCGTACTCGTCGGACGCGTCGTTGTACCGGGTCACCCCGACCGCGGTCGTGTTTCCGACCGGCCACGACGACGTGCACGCCGTGCTGGACGTCTGCCGGAGCGAGGGTGTGCCCGTCACGGCCCGCGGTGGCGGCACGTCGATCGCCGGAAACGCGATCGGCGCGGGCGTCGTCCTGGATTTCAGCCGGTACATGAACCGGGTGCTCTCGATCGACCCGGACGCGCAGACCGCCGTCGTGCAGCCGGGCGTGGTGCAGGCCGTTCTTCAGTCCGAGGCCGCACCGTTCGGGCTGCGGTTCGGACCCGATCCGTCGTCGCTGTCGCGGTGCACGATCGGCGGGATGATCGGCAACAACGCGTGTGGGTCCCGGGCGCTGGGTTACGGCCGCACCTCCGACAACGTCGCGGCGTTGCGGGTGCTCACCGCACGCGGCGAGGAGCTGCGGCTCACGTCCTCGGGTCCGGGAACCCGGTCCCCCGCGCCCAGCAGCCCGATCCCGCGTGCGCTCTCGGAGCTCACCCGGGCCGGAATGGGCACCATCAGAACGGAATTCGGCCGGTTCGGCCGGCAGGTGTCGGGATACTCGCTGGAGCATCTGCTGCCCGAGAACGGCTTCGACGTCTCCCGCCTGCTGGTCGGCAGCGAGGGCACGCTGGCCGTGTGCACCGAGGCCACCGTGGCACTGGTCCGCGAACCCGCCCACCGGGTCCTGGTGGTGCTCGGCTTCCCGGACATCGCCAGTGCCGGCGACGCGACCCCGGCGATCCTGCGCCACCGCCCGACGGCCTGTGAGGGCATCGATTCACGGATCGTCGACGTCGTGCGGGAACGCAAGGGCGACAAGGCCGTTCCGCCGCTGCCCCGGGGCGCCGCGTGGGTCTTCGTCGAGGTCGTCGGTGATACTGCCGGGGAGGCCCTCGCCCGTGCCGCCGAGGTCGGATCCGGCTGCGGCGCCGTCGATTCGCTGGTGGTCGGCGAGGGGGGACGCGCCGCGGCGCTGTGGCGTATCCGGGCCGACGGCGCGGGTCTGGCCGCCCGCAGCCCCCGCGGACGCCCGGCCCACGCCGGCTGGGAGGACGCCGCGGTGCCACCGGACAGGCTCGGCGACTACCTGCGGGACTTCGATGCGCTGATGGCGGAATTCGGCGTCACGGGAATGCCGTACGGACATTTCGGCGAGGGGTGCATGCACGTGCGCATCGATCTCCCGCTCGACCGGCCCGGTGGCATCGCGGTGTTCCGTGAGTTCATGGTCGCCGCGGCACATCTGGTGGCCGGTTACGGCGGCTCGCTGTCGGGTGAGCACGGCGACGGGAGAGCGCGCAGCGAACTGCTGCCGGTGATGTACTCCCCCGAGGCCCTGGCGCTGCTGGCGGCCGTCAAGCACGCGTTCGACCCCGACAACCTGTTGAACCCCGGCGTGGTGGTCGATCCGCGGGCACTGGACGCCGACCTGCGGGTGCCCGCCGCCGCCCCGATCCGACATGACCTGGCGCTGGCCTACCGCCACGACGGCGGCGATTTCACCCAGGCCGTCCACCGGTGCACCGGCGTCGGAAAGTGCCGCGCGGACAACACCGACACCGGCGGGGTGATGTGCCCGTCCTATCTCGCGACCCGCGAGGAGAAGGACTCGACCCGGGGCCGGGCGCGGGTGCTGCAGGAGATGATCAACGGCGCCGACGTCCGCGGTGGCTGGCGGTCTCCCGAGGTGCACGAGGCGCTCGACCTGTGCCTGTCGTGCAAGGGCTGCGCCTCGGACTGTCCCACCGGGGTGGACATGGCGGCCTACAAATCCGAAGTGCTGCACCAGAGTTACCGGCGGCGCCTCCGGCCCGCGTCGCACTACTCGCTGGGCTGGCTGCCGCGGTGGGCCAAGCTGGGCAGCGCGGTCCCGCGCCTGGCCAACAGGGCCGCCCACCTTCCCGGACTCGGCGCGGCGGCCCTTGCCGCCGCCGGGGTGGACCGCCGACGCAGCATCCCGCCGCTGGCGTCGCAGACTTTCCGGTCCTGGTTCGCATCACGCCCGGCGAGCCCTGCAGCCGGGGACGAGGTGCTGCTGTTCGTCGACACCTTCACCAACTATTTCACCCCCGACGTCGGCATCGCCACGGTCCGCGTGCTGGAGTCGGCCGGATATCGGCCGACCCTCACCGGTAAGCAACTGTGCTGCGGTCTCACGTGGATCTCGACGGGCCAGCTCGACACCGCACGACGGACGCTGACCCGGTCACTGACCGCGATGGCACCCGCAGCCCGGCGGGGCGTCCCCATCGTCGGGATCGAGCCGTCGTGCACCGCGGTCCTGCGCTCGGATGCCGACGAACTCGTCGGCGGCGAGATCGCCGCGCAGGTCGGTGCCGCCACCCGCACCCTGGCCGAACTGCTCACCGCCCGCGGATGGACACCGCCGTCGCTGCAGGGACGGCACGTGGTCGCCCAGCCACACTGCCACCACCACTCCGTGATGGGGTGGAGCACCGACGCGGCGCTGTTGAGGGGTGCCGGTGCGGAGGTGTCGCGGCTCGGGGGATGTTGCGGTCTGGCAGGCAATTTCGGTGTGGAGAAGGGCCACTACGAGGTCTCGGTCGCGGTGGCCGAACAGCAGCTGCTGCCCGCCGTCCGGGGCGCCGGTCCCGCCACCGCGATCCTCGCCGACGGGTTCTCCTGCCGCACCCAGCTCGACGACCTGACCGACCGACACGGAATTCACCTGGCCCAGTTGCTCGCCCGGAATCTGGAGGATTGA
- a CDS encoding GntR family transcriptional regulator, whose amino-acid sequence MADAQLQLAALPAAEGRRAEQVMAAVRAALDAGVMRPGVKYSVYQLADALQVSRTPVRDALLRLEEIGLIRFEARQGFRILLPDPREIADIVAIRFALEPPAAGRAAAVCGPPLADRLAERMELLRRAAARGDEPGFAAHDLLLHDHILEAAGNNRARRIVRSLRESTRLLGGITADRSRTMSDIDAEHQPVVDAVIANDPAAAAAAMRTHLTSTGRLLVAQAVRDQDSPLDAAAVWAEAVGANTELP is encoded by the coding sequence ATGGCTGATGCCCAGCTGCAGCTCGCGGCGCTGCCCGCCGCGGAAGGTCGGCGTGCCGAGCAGGTGATGGCGGCGGTGCGTGCGGCCCTCGACGCCGGCGTGATGCGCCCCGGGGTCAAGTACTCGGTGTACCAGCTCGCCGACGCGCTGCAGGTGTCGCGGACCCCGGTGCGAGATGCGCTGCTGCGGTTGGAGGAGATCGGGCTCATCCGCTTCGAGGCGCGGCAGGGGTTTCGCATCCTGCTGCCGGACCCGCGGGAGATCGCCGACATCGTCGCGATCCGGTTCGCCCTGGAGCCTCCCGCGGCAGGACGGGCCGCCGCGGTCTGCGGGCCACCGCTGGCCGACCGGCTCGCCGAACGAATGGAGTTGCTGCGCCGGGCGGCGGCACGAGGGGACGAACCCGGATTCGCCGCGCACGACCTGTTGCTGCACGACCACATCCTGGAAGCCGCGGGCAACAACCGGGCCCGCAGGATCGTGCGTTCGCTGCGCGAGTCCACGCGGCTGCTCGGCGGGATCACCGCGGATCGCAGTCGGACCATGAGCGACATCGACGCCGAGCACCAGCCGGTGGTCGACGCCGTCATCGCCAACGACCCCGCGGCCGCGGCCGCGGCGATGCGGACCCATCTCACGTCCACGGGCCGGCTGCTCGTCGCGCAGGCCGTTCGCGACCAGGACTCCCCGCTCGATGCCGCCGCGGTGTGGGCCGAGGCCGTCGGCGCGAATACTGAACTTCCCTGA
- a CDS encoding flavin-containing monooxygenase: protein MSDHFDVVIVGAGISGISTAWHLQQRCPDKSYVILERRENIGGTWDLFKYPGIRSDSDMFTLGFRFKPWPSARSIADGPSIWNYINEAAQENGIDKHIRVKHQVLAANWSDAENRWELTVDHDGEQKQITCSFLSVCSGYYNYDQGYSPEFPGADDFAGQIIHPQHWPEDLDYTGKRIVVIGSGATAVTLIPSLVAGGAGHVTMLQRSPTYIGSLPLVDPIAEKANKYLPGSLAHFVNRWKAISFSTLQYQLSQRFPKYMRKTLMTMAQRRLPEGYDVEKHFGPRYNPWDERLCLAPNGDLFKTIRAGKADVVTDTIDRFTETGIRLNSGEELAADIIVTATGLNMQLFGGATATRNGEPIDLTKTMTYKGLMLSGVPNMAITFGYTNASWTLKADLVSEFICRLLNYMDDNGFDRVEAQHPGDSVEEKPFMDFSPGYFRRAMDTLPKSGSEAPWRLKQNYFIDLRTIRYGKVDEESLRFTKHGAPVALSS from the coding sequence ATGAGCGATCATTTCGACGTCGTCATCGTCGGCGCCGGCATCTCCGGCATCAGCACCGCCTGGCACCTGCAGCAGCGCTGCCCGGACAAGAGCTACGTGATCCTGGAGCGCCGGGAGAACATCGGCGGCACCTGGGATCTGTTCAAGTACCCCGGCATCCGGTCGGACTCCGACATGTTCACCCTCGGTTTCCGCTTCAAGCCCTGGCCGTCCGCCCGCTCGATCGCCGACGGCCCGTCGATCTGGAACTACATCAACGAGGCCGCGCAGGAAAACGGCATCGACAAGCACATCCGGGTCAAGCACCAGGTCCTGGCGGCCAACTGGTCCGATGCCGAGAACCGGTGGGAGCTGACGGTCGACCACGACGGTGAGCAGAAGCAGATCACCTGCTCGTTCCTGTCGGTGTGCAGCGGCTACTACAACTACGACCAGGGGTACTCGCCGGAGTTCCCCGGAGCCGACGACTTCGCCGGCCAGATCATCCACCCCCAGCACTGGCCCGAGGACCTCGATTACACCGGCAAGCGCATCGTCGTCATCGGCTCCGGAGCCACCGCGGTCACCCTGATCCCGTCGCTGGTCGCCGGCGGCGCCGGACACGTCACGATGTTGCAGCGCTCCCCGACCTACATCGGGTCGCTGCCGCTGGTGGATCCGATCGCGGAGAAAGCCAACAAGTACCTCCCCGGCAGCCTCGCGCACTTCGTGAACCGCTGGAAGGCCATCAGTTTCAGCACCCTGCAGTACCAACTGTCGCAGCGCTTCCCGAAGTACATGCGCAAGACGCTGATGACGATGGCCCAACGTCGGCTGCCGGAGGGCTACGACGTCGAGAAGCACTTCGGTCCGCGCTACAACCCGTGGGATGAGCGGCTGTGCCTGGCGCCCAACGGAGATCTGTTCAAGACCATCCGGGCCGGCAAGGCCGACGTCGTCACCGACACCATCGACCGGTTCACCGAGACCGGCATCAGACTCAACTCCGGTGAGGAGCTGGCAGCCGACATCATCGTCACCGCAACGGGTCTGAACATGCAGTTGTTCGGCGGCGCCACCGCGACCCGCAACGGTGAACCCATCGATCTGACCAAGACGATGACGTACAAGGGCCTGATGCTCTCGGGTGTGCCCAACATGGCGATCACGTTCGGCTACACCAATGCGTCGTGGACGCTGAAGGCCGATCTGGTCTCGGAGTTCATCTGCCGCCTACTGAACTACATGGACGACAACGGATTCGATCGTGTCGAGGCGCAACACCCCGGAGACAGCGTGGAGGAGAAGCCGTTCATGGACTTCTCTCCCGGCTACTTCCGCCGGGCCATGGACACGCTGCCGAAGTCGGGTTCGGAAGCCCCGTGGCGGCTGAAGCAGAACTACTTCATCGATCTGCGGACCATCCGCTACGGCAAGGTCGACGAGGAGTCCCTGCGCTTCACCAAACACGGTGCACCGGTAGCGCTTTCGTCCTAG
- a CDS encoding cation-translocating P-type ATPase, whose translation MSDWHARSVREVTDALDTDVTAGLTSEAAEERRHRHGPNQLTEAAAVPVWRKVLRLLADKMTLVLLVAAAVSAVVSREWETPVVIMLVVTLNTVLNYVQEARAENSLQALRDMSISYSRVRRDGGEHRLPRTELIPGDVVLLEAGDAVPADGRIVSAARLQVAESALTGESAPVDKAVDGLDDTDLPLGDRTNMLYMNTEVTRGRATMVVTATGMDTEVGAIATMLGTAGVSRTPLQQRIDNLAQMLTVVALLVVIVVTVLGLLRGDTWTELLLTAVSLAVATIPEGLTAVVAFTLAMGASRLARRGAIIKQLSAVETLGSTADIATDKTGTLTLNEMTVRRLLLPGREFRVSGEGYSTDGKILVSDGRPLPDLTAPLLAMALCSDASVRDGALVGDPTEGALVVLAEKGGVDVTGARAAIPRLAEVPFDSEYKYMATFCARSDLDGSGGHRCFVKGAPGVLLEHAGSVLGEDGPRPIDPGYRQRIRERVEQLASEGLRTLMIAGRDIDHDLPADPDGLQTLVDDLTVYAVVGIVDPPRPEAGEAIATAHAAGITVHMITGDHLSTAAAVAHDLGIPGAAASGADLDRLDDDTLREQSPSFGVLARVAPEHKIRLVKALQSRGHVVAMTGDGVNDAPALKQADIGIAMGITGTDVSKGAANMILTDDNFGTIVAAVREGRGIYANIIKFVKFQLTTAWGFVLIFLVCGSLGLAGGAPFTALQILWVNIIMDGPPALALGVDPTEPDVMHQKPRPPTERLLNRARLQRILVLGMVMTLGTVTVLMLADDLFPESAGDPLFATTLAFTTFVFYQVFNLLNVRSDTGSAFSRQTFTNGAIWVSLAAVIVLQVLVVQLDVLQNLFDTTELTSAQWLFAIAVGSSVLVVDEIGKAVVRTARRRRRRRVSGADRPREARPASGR comes from the coding sequence TTGTCCGACTGGCATGCCCGATCGGTGCGCGAGGTCACCGACGCCCTGGACACCGACGTCACGGCCGGACTGACCTCCGAGGCGGCCGAGGAACGCCGGCATCGGCACGGACCCAACCAGCTCACCGAAGCCGCCGCCGTACCCGTGTGGCGGAAGGTCCTTCGCCTGCTGGCCGACAAGATGACTCTGGTGCTGCTCGTCGCGGCGGCGGTGAGCGCCGTGGTGTCGCGGGAGTGGGAGACCCCGGTGGTCATCATGCTCGTCGTCACGCTGAACACCGTGCTGAACTACGTGCAGGAGGCGCGCGCCGAGAACAGCCTGCAGGCCCTGCGCGACATGTCGATCTCCTACTCCCGCGTGCGCCGCGACGGTGGCGAACATCGGCTGCCCCGAACCGAACTCATCCCGGGTGACGTCGTGCTGCTCGAAGCCGGGGACGCGGTGCCCGCCGACGGCAGGATCGTGTCGGCGGCGCGGCTGCAGGTCGCCGAGTCCGCGCTGACCGGAGAGTCGGCGCCCGTGGACAAGGCGGTCGACGGGCTCGACGACACCGACCTGCCCCTGGGCGACCGCACCAACATGCTCTACATGAACACCGAGGTGACCCGCGGCCGCGCGACCATGGTGGTGACGGCCACGGGAATGGACACCGAGGTCGGGGCGATCGCGACGATGCTCGGGACAGCCGGGGTCAGCAGGACACCCCTGCAGCAGCGCATCGACAATCTCGCGCAGATGCTGACCGTGGTCGCACTGCTGGTCGTGATCGTGGTGACGGTGCTCGGTCTGCTCCGCGGCGACACCTGGACCGAATTGCTGCTCACCGCGGTGTCACTCGCGGTGGCCACCATTCCGGAGGGTCTGACCGCCGTCGTCGCGTTCACCCTCGCGATGGGCGCATCCCGGCTGGCGCGGCGCGGCGCGATCATCAAGCAGCTCTCCGCGGTCGAGACGCTGGGCAGCACAGCCGACATCGCGACCGACAAGACCGGCACCCTGACGCTCAACGAGATGACGGTGCGCCGCCTGCTGCTGCCGGGCCGCGAATTCCGGGTCAGCGGTGAGGGCTACTCGACCGACGGCAAGATCCTGGTCTCCGACGGCCGGCCACTGCCGGACCTGACCGCCCCTCTGCTGGCGATGGCGCTGTGCAGCGACGCGTCGGTGCGCGACGGGGCGCTGGTCGGTGACCCCACGGAGGGCGCGCTGGTGGTGCTCGCCGAGAAGGGCGGTGTCGACGTCACCGGCGCCCGCGCGGCGATCCCCCGCCTCGCCGAGGTGCCGTTCGACTCGGAGTACAAGTACATGGCCACCTTCTGCGCGCGCAGCGACCTCGATGGCAGCGGTGGCCACCGCTGCTTCGTCAAGGGCGCACCGGGCGTACTGCTGGAGCACGCCGGTTCGGTGCTCGGCGAGGACGGTCCGCGCCCGATCGACCCCGGCTATCGGCAACGCATCCGCGAACGCGTCGAGCAGCTCGCCTCGGAAGGATTACGGACGTTGATGATCGCCGGTCGCGACATCGACCACGATCTGCCTGCCGATCCCGATGGCCTGCAGACGCTGGTCGACGACCTGACCGTCTACGCGGTCGTCGGCATCGTCGACCCGCCCCGGCCCGAGGCGGGTGAGGCCATCGCGACGGCGCACGCCGCGGGCATCACCGTCCACATGATCACCGGCGACCATCTCAGCACCGCCGCCGCCGTCGCCCACGATCTCGGCATCCCCGGCGCGGCCGCGTCGGGTGCCGACCTCGATCGCCTCGACGACGACACCCTGCGCGAGCAGTCTCCGTCGTTCGGGGTTCTCGCGCGGGTCGCGCCCGAGCACAAGATCCGGCTCGTCAAGGCATTGCAGTCCCGCGGGCACGTGGTGGCGATGACCGGGGACGGGGTCAACGACGCTCCGGCGCTCAAGCAGGCCGACATCGGCATCGCGATGGGCATCACCGGCACCGACGTGTCCAAGGGCGCGGCCAACATGATCCTGACCGACGACAACTTCGGCACCATCGTCGCGGCGGTGCGTGAGGGTCGCGGGATCTACGCCAACATCATCAAGTTCGTGAAGTTCCAGCTGACCACCGCGTGGGGCTTCGTGTTGATCTTCCTGGTGTGCGGATCGCTGGGGCTGGCCGGCGGTGCGCCGTTCACCGCGCTGCAGATCCTGTGGGTCAACATCATCATGGACGGTCCGCCGGCCCTCGCGCTGGGCGTCGACCCCACCGAACCCGATGTGATGCACCAGAAGCCGCGGCCTCCCACCGAGAGACTGCTCAATCGTGCACGGCTGCAGCGCATCCTGGTGCTGGGCATGGTGATGACGCTCGGCACCGTGACGGTGCTGATGCTGGCCGACGACCTGTTCCCCGAGAGCGCGGGCGACCCGTTGTTCGCGACCACGCTGGCGTTCACCACGTTCGTGTTCTATCAGGTCTTCAACCTGCTCAACGTGCGCAGCGACACCGGCTCGGCGTTCTCCCGCCAGACGTTCACCAACGGCGCCATCTGGGTGTCGCTGGCCGCCGTCATCGTCCTGCAGGTTCTGGTGGTGCAGCTCGACGTGCTGCAGAACCTGTTCGACACCACCGAATTGACCTCGGCGCAATGGCTTTTCGCGATCGCCGTCGGATCTTCGGTGCTGGTTGTCGACGAGATCGGCAAAGCCGTGGTCCGGACCGCGCGGCGACGGCGCCGGCGCCGGGTCAGCGGAGCGGATCGACCGCGCGAAGCGCGTCCGGCGTCCGGCCGGTGA
- a CDS encoding DoxX family protein: MSDLPAPPPTTRARTVGRYALAGAMIFAGFSHLFWAREEFQAQVPRWVPMDADGVVMASGGVEITLGVGLALLNRDRVLIGRLLAAFFILIFPGNIAQYVNHADGFGLNSDTSRLIRLFFQPVLIAWALWATGIPRGRR; this comes from the coding sequence TTGTCCGACCTGCCTGCGCCCCCGCCGACCACCCGCGCCCGGACCGTGGGACGGTACGCACTCGCCGGCGCGATGATCTTCGCCGGATTCAGCCACCTGTTCTGGGCGCGTGAGGAATTCCAGGCCCAGGTTCCCCGGTGGGTGCCGATGGACGCGGACGGGGTCGTCATGGCATCCGGCGGTGTGGAGATCACTCTCGGGGTGGGCCTGGCACTCCTGAACCGGGACCGGGTGCTGATCGGCCGGCTGCTGGCGGCCTTTTTCATCCTGATCTTCCCGGGCAACATCGCCCAGTACGTGAACCATGCCGACGGGTTCGGACTCAACAGCGACACCAGCCGTCTGATCAGACTCTTCTTCCAGCCGGTGCTCATCGCGTGGGCGCTGTGGGCGACGGGGATCCCGCGCGGGCGGCGCTGA